A part of Pantoea vagans genomic DNA contains:
- the ppiB gene encoding peptidylprolyl isomerase B, which translates to MVTFQTNHGDIVIKTFDDKAPATVQNFLDYCREGFYDNTIFHRVINGFMIQGGGFEPGMKQKATKDEIQNEANNGLKNTKGTLAMARTSAPHSATAQFFINVADNDFLNFRDESVQGWGYCVFAEVVEGMDVVEKIKAVSTGRSGMHQDVPKDDVVIQKVTVSE; encoded by the coding sequence ATGGTAACTTTCCAGACGAACCATGGCGATATCGTAATCAAAACTTTCGATGATAAAGCGCCGGCAACCGTACAGAACTTCCTGGATTACTGCCGTGAAGGTTTTTACGACAACACCATTTTCCACCGTGTTATCAACGGCTTTATGATTCAGGGCGGCGGCTTCGAGCCGGGCATGAAGCAGAAAGCGACCAAAGATGAAATCCAGAACGAAGCGAACAACGGTCTGAAAAACACCAAAGGTACGCTGGCAATGGCACGTACCTCTGCGCCGCACTCTGCGACCGCACAGTTCTTCATCAACGTGGCTGACAATGACTTCCTGAACTTCCGTGACGAAAGCGTTCAGGGCTGGGGCTACTGCGTATTCGCAGAAGTGGTTGAAGGCATGGACGTGGTCGAGAAGATCAAAGCCGTTTCTACCGGCCGCAGCGGCATGCACCAGGATGTGCCAAAAGATGACGTCGTGATCCAGAAAGTGACCGTTAGCGAGTAA
- the lpxH gene encoding UDP-2,3-diacylglucosamine diphosphatase, whose amino-acid sequence MSRTLFIADLHLCQEEPAITAGFLHFLQREAPHCDALYILGDLFEAWIGDDDPNPLHQQIARALRALPVPVYFIHGNRDFLIGRRFARASGMTLLPEEQVLTLYGHRLLIMHGDTLCTDDAGYLRFRAKVHNPWIQRLFLALPLWIRKRIAARMRADSKQANQHKSQTIMDVNQDAVAATMLRQQVPLLIHGHTHRPAIHTLSLKGETAQRAVLGAWHSRGSMIQLDASGIQLIHFDF is encoded by the coding sequence ATGTCCCGCACGCTGTTTATCGCAGATCTCCATCTGTGTCAGGAAGAACCGGCGATTACCGCCGGTTTTCTGCATTTTTTACAACGCGAAGCGCCCCACTGCGACGCGCTCTATATTCTCGGCGATCTGTTTGAAGCCTGGATTGGCGACGACGATCCTAATCCGCTGCATCAGCAGATTGCCCGTGCCCTGCGCGCCCTGCCGGTTCCGGTTTACTTTATCCATGGCAACCGCGACTTCCTGATTGGCCGACGCTTTGCGCGCGCCAGCGGCATGACGCTGCTGCCGGAAGAACAGGTACTGACGCTCTACGGCCATCGGCTGCTGATCATGCACGGCGATACGCTCTGCACGGACGATGCGGGTTATCTGCGCTTTCGTGCCAAAGTGCATAATCCGTGGATTCAGCGACTGTTCCTGGCGCTGCCGTTGTGGATACGCAAACGCATCGCCGCCCGGATGCGCGCCGACAGCAAACAGGCCAACCAGCATAAATCCCAGACCATTATGGATGTGAATCAGGATGCCGTGGCCGCCACGATGCTGCGCCAGCAGGTGCCGCTGCTGATCCACGGCCACACCCATCGCCCGGCAATCCATACGCTGAGCTTAAAAGGTGAAACGGCGCAACGCGCGGTGCTGGGTGCCTGGCACAGCCGGGGTTCCATGATTCAGCTCGACGCCAGCGGCATTCAGCTTATCCATTTCGACTTCTGA
- the purE gene encoding 5-(carboxyamino)imidazole ribonucleotide mutase, with the protein MSSNAPARIAIVMGSRSDWATMQFAAEILTSLDVPFHVEVVSAHRTPDKLFSFAETAADNGLQVIIAGAGGAAHLPGMLAAKTLVPVLGVPVQSAALSGVDSLYSIVQMPRGIPVGTLAIGKAGAANAALLAAQILALHDSALASRLNTWRQTQTDEVLNHPDPRVDA; encoded by the coding sequence ATGTCATCCAACGCCCCGGCCCGCATCGCCATTGTTATGGGTTCCAGAAGTGACTGGGCCACCATGCAGTTCGCCGCTGAAATCCTCACCAGCCTGGACGTCCCTTTTCATGTTGAAGTGGTCTCTGCGCACCGCACCCCGGATAAACTGTTCAGCTTCGCCGAAACAGCAGCGGACAACGGTTTGCAGGTGATTATTGCTGGCGCAGGTGGCGCGGCGCATCTGCCGGGAATGCTGGCAGCAAAAACCCTGGTGCCGGTGCTGGGTGTGCCGGTTCAGAGCGCAGCCCTGAGCGGCGTCGATAGCCTCTATTCGATTGTGCAGATGCCGCGCGGTATTCCGGTCGGCACGCTGGCGATTGGCAAGGCGGGCGCAGCCAATGCCGCCCTGCTGGCCGCGCAGATTCTGGCGCTGCATGACAGTGCGCTGGCATCCCGCCTGAATACCTGGCGTCAGACTCAGACCGATGAGGTGCTGAACCATCCCGATCCGCGGGTGGATGCATGA
- the purK gene encoding 5-(carboxyamino)imidazole ribonucleotide synthase — translation MKPVCVLGNGQLGRMLRQAGEPLGIAVYPVGLDADPAALPIADSVITAEIERWPETALTRELASHPAFVNRDIFPRLADRLTQKQLLDQLGLATAPWQLLADKSEWPAVFDSLGELAIVKSRTGGYDGRGQWRLRADETHQLPDACYGECIVEQGINFSGEVSLVGARGHDGSVVFYPLTHNLHQDGILRTSVALPQADQAQQQQAEAMLSAIMQALNYVGVMAMECFVTPAGLLINELAPRVHNSGHWTQNGASISQFELHLRAILGLALPQPVVFAPSVMVNLIGTTVNLSWLQQSLVHLHWYEKEVRPGRKVGHLNLTDSDAERLKAALNALVPQLPAEYASGIAWAVEKL, via the coding sequence ATGAAGCCGGTCTGCGTACTGGGCAACGGCCAGTTAGGCCGTATGCTGCGCCAGGCGGGTGAGCCACTGGGCATCGCGGTCTATCCGGTAGGCCTGGACGCCGATCCTGCCGCCCTGCCGATCGCTGACAGCGTGATCACCGCCGAAATTGAACGCTGGCCGGAAACGGCGCTGACGCGTGAGCTGGCGAGTCATCCGGCTTTTGTGAACCGTGATATTTTCCCACGTCTGGCCGATCGCCTCACGCAGAAACAGCTGCTGGATCAGCTGGGGCTTGCCACGGCACCGTGGCAGTTGCTGGCGGATAAAAGCGAATGGCCAGCGGTGTTTGATTCACTAGGCGAGCTGGCGATTGTGAAAAGCCGCACCGGTGGTTACGACGGGCGGGGTCAGTGGCGTCTGCGTGCTGATGAAACGCACCAGCTGCCGGATGCGTGTTATGGCGAATGCATCGTTGAGCAGGGCATTAACTTTTCCGGTGAAGTGTCCCTGGTAGGCGCGCGCGGTCACGATGGCTCGGTGGTGTTCTATCCGCTGACGCATAACCTGCATCAGGACGGCATTCTGCGTACCAGCGTGGCACTGCCGCAGGCGGATCAGGCACAGCAGCAGCAGGCCGAAGCGATGCTGAGCGCAATCATGCAGGCGCTGAATTACGTGGGCGTGATGGCGATGGAGTGTTTTGTGACGCCAGCCGGACTGTTGATCAATGAGCTGGCACCGCGTGTGCACAACAGTGGTCACTGGACGCAGAACGGTGCGTCGATCAGCCAGTTTGAGCTGCATCTGCGCGCCATTCTGGGCCTGGCCTTACCGCAGCCGGTGGTGTTTGCGCCGTCGGTAATGGTGAATCTGATTGGCACCACCGTGAATCTCAGCTGGCTGCAGCAGTCGCTGGTGCATCTGCACTGGTATGAGAAAGAGGTGCGTCCAGGTCGTAAAGTGGGCCACCTCAATCTGACCGACAGCGATGCAGAGCGGCTGAAAGCGGCGCTGAATGCGCTGGTGCCTCAGCTACCGGCAGAGTACGCCAGCGGCATCGCCTGGGCCGTTGAAAAGCTGTAG